Proteins encoded within one genomic window of Gimesia sp.:
- a CDS encoding peptidylprolyl isomerase, which yields MSSPRRHSFTYLLCLALLGLSAGQPLRAAAAEEVLATVNGQTVTEADLSFALLSRGITDAPPALRQQLLEQLINQRLIQEFLKAQKIEVPPKQLDESVVKVENFIRKKGDNPQQVLTKMGFTPEKLRAAIALPLAWNLYARQEITPEKMQAYFNAHREELDGTRVEASQILLKLSSVASPTEIDQAKQKLLDLRKQIQSGKLSFAEAAARHSQAPSKTEGGKLVTSAYRGKMPLVFTSQVFPLKEGEISEPFQSPFGMHLITLNKKHPGQFSLEDVRGELFQTLSRELYDQTLQKLRSTAKIEWKTETKS from the coding sequence ATGTCATCGCCGCGCCGTCACTCTTTCACATATCTCCTCTGCCTGGCTCTCCTGGGCCTCTCTGCAGGACAACCGCTTCGCGCTGCAGCAGCCGAAGAGGTGCTCGCGACCGTCAATGGCCAGACGGTGACCGAGGCTGACCTCTCATTTGCCCTGCTCTCACGTGGCATCACCGATGCACCGCCGGCTCTCCGTCAGCAACTGCTGGAGCAGCTGATCAATCAACGTCTGATCCAGGAATTTCTGAAAGCGCAGAAAATCGAAGTCCCGCCGAAACAGTTGGATGAAAGTGTCGTCAAAGTCGAGAACTTCATCCGCAAGAAAGGCGATAATCCCCAGCAGGTACTCACGAAAATGGGCTTCACTCCCGAAAAGCTCCGCGCTGCGATTGCCCTGCCGCTGGCCTGGAATCTCTATGCCCGACAGGAAATCACGCCGGAAAAAATGCAGGCCTATTTCAACGCTCATCGTGAAGAGCTGGATGGCACCCGCGTCGAAGCCAGTCAGATTCTTCTGAAACTTTCTTCTGTCGCGTCCCCAACTGAAATCGATCAAGCGAAACAGAAACTGCTGGATCTGCGGAAGCAGATCCAGTCCGGCAAGCTGAGCTTCGCCGAAGCCGCCGCCCGGCATTCGCAGGCCCCCAGCAAAACAGAGGGAGGCAAACTAGTCACCTCCGCGTATCGAGGAAAAATGCCGCTGGTCTTCACCAGCCAGGTCTTCCCTCTCAAAGAGGGTGAAATCAGCGAACCCTTCCAGTCCCCCTTTGGCATGCACCTCATCACGCTGAATAAGAAACACCCTGGCCAGTTCAGTCTGGAAGATGTGCGCGGCGAACTCTTTCAGACGCTCTCCCGCGAACTCTACGACCAGACGCTGCA
- a CDS encoding mechanosensitive ion channel domain-containing protein: MWSILAQKTSTVSEDPVTKANELWHTVKTFLATQGTQFAINVVVALAIFLVGKWIANILSRFCNRLMKQAKVDETLARFLSNIVYSILLVIVVLAALSELGINTTSLAAVLAAAGFAVGMAFQGTLSNFSSGVMLILFKPFRVGDYIEAAGTAGVVEEIQIFTTSMRTGDNIAIVVPNSHITSGNIRNFSIKENRRIDLVIGCGYDDDLKAVKAFLEEVVNGDYRVLADPAPVIAVNELADSSVNFVVRPWVKNADYWATRWDLTERIKLGFDERGFTIPYPSRDVHLYNESAVSAES, translated from the coding sequence ATGTGGTCAATCCTGGCTCAGAAAACGTCGACGGTTTCCGAAGATCCTGTGACAAAGGCAAATGAACTCTGGCATACGGTCAAAACATTTCTGGCGACCCAGGGGACTCAGTTTGCCATCAATGTGGTTGTGGCGCTGGCGATCTTTCTGGTGGGGAAATGGATTGCCAACATTTTGAGTCGGTTCTGTAATCGTCTGATGAAGCAGGCGAAGGTCGATGAAACGCTGGCCCGGTTTCTGTCGAATATCGTTTACTCGATTCTGCTGGTCATTGTCGTTCTGGCGGCGCTGTCGGAACTGGGGATTAACACGACCTCTCTGGCGGCGGTTCTGGCTGCAGCCGGTTTTGCGGTGGGGATGGCCTTCCAGGGAACGTTGAGTAATTTTTCATCGGGTGTGATGCTGATCCTGTTCAAGCCGTTTCGGGTGGGGGATTACATTGAAGCGGCCGGGACGGCGGGTGTGGTCGAGGAGATTCAGATCTTTACCACATCGATGCGCACCGGGGATAACATTGCGATTGTTGTGCCCAACAGTCATATCACGTCTGGCAACATTCGCAACTTCTCCATCAAGGAGAATCGCCGTATCGATCTGGTGATCGGGTGTGGCTATGACGATGACCTCAAAGCGGTCAAAGCCTTTCTGGAAGAAGTCGTGAACGGGGATTATCGGGTTCTGGCCGATCCTGCACCGGTGATTGCCGTCAATGAACTGGCTGACAGCAGTGTCAATTTCGTCGTGCGTCCCTGGGTTAAAAATGCCGACTACTGGGCCACCCGCTGGGATCTGACGGAACGGATCAAGCTCGGCTTCGATGAGCGTGGCTTTACGATTCCTTATCCCAGCCGGGATGTGCATCTTTATAATGAGAGTGCCGTCAGCGCGGAATCGTGA